The following proteins are encoded in a genomic region of Penaeus chinensis breed Huanghai No. 1 chromosome 10, ASM1920278v2, whole genome shotgun sequence:
- the LOC125029700 gene encoding GPI mannosyltransferase 2-like, with protein sequence MTTYTLSEKVRNFAIYTRLVTILLQVISNLIIPDHQADAFVSPQDPEMKSTWGDEIVQFLLGGLVRWDAQYFLHIAQYGYTHENTLAFFPLFPLAVRYLAHIIGIPLQFVCSYHSILLISAVLLNFYLFIKTAAVFHRLSLVVLKNEILAYRAALLFCINPASIFFTAPYSEGLFAFLTFSALLTNEKRSTSVAALPFGLASAGRSNGLVNIGFILYRKLLDCSNYYYKIRNATTESGQLSLLIVVILTFNYTLIPLFIGCFLVVLPFVIFQTWCYFTYCHKDGTSSTLAPHLEMYVRANFLHSPVMGEAEWCDNTPPIAYSYVQDKYWEVGLLRYYEVRQVPNFMLALPVVMIVICHAALYMVDNPQVCWGLGIPQPVGDKPSSRRKQALTWPEEGINSWRVFVYTAHSLSLCAFCVLCIHVQVTTRLLCSSCPVVYWFAAHMLTDQPKNVNEKSSKKNLIVHAETPANLNSFSQVSLLSEFPKTFWGQFIISYFLLYSLVGVVLYSNFLPWT encoded by the exons ATGACTACTTACACATTAAGTGAGAAAGTTCGCAATTTTGCCATTTATACGCGACTGGTAACTATACTACTGCAG GTTATATCAAATCTGATTATCCCAGATCACCAGGCAGATGCATTTGTCTCCCCACAAGACCCAGAGATGAAGTCCACATGGGGGGATGAAATAGTGCAGTTCCTCTTAGGTGGTTTAGTGCGTTGGGATGCTCAATATTTTCTCCACATTGCTCAGTACGGTTATACACATGAAAACACTCTGGCTTTCTTCCCACTATTTCCCCTGGCAGTGCGGTATCTAGCACATATCATTGGTATTCCTCTGCAGTTTGTTTGTAGCTATCACAGTATTTTACTGATTTCTGCAGTATTATTGAATTTCTACTTATTTATCAAGACTGCAGCTGTTTTTCATAGATTGAGTTTAGTGGTGCTGAAAAATGAGATACTTGCATACCGAGCAGCATTGCTGTTTTGTATCAATCCTGCAAGCATATTTTTCACAGCCCCATACTCTGAAGGATTGTTTGCATTCCTTACATTTTCGGCATTAttaacaaatgaaaaaagaagcACTTCAGTTGCGGCATTGCCTTTTGGACTCGCCTCTGCTGGTAGATCAAATGGGCTCGTCAATATTGGGTTCATCCTCTACAGGAAGCTTCTGGATTGTTCAAATTATTACTACAA GATTCGAAATGCAACAACAGAATCAGGGCAGCTGTCTCTGCTGATAGTAGTGATCCTTACCTTCAACTATACACTCATTCCACTCTTCATTGGATGTTTCCTGGTTGTCCTTCCATTTGTCATCTTCCAGACCTGGTGCTATTTT ACATACTGTCATAAGGATGGAACTTCATCAACTCTGGCTCCACATCTAGAAATGTATGTGCGCGCAAACTTCTTGCATTCACCAGTTATGGGTGAAGCAGAATGGTGTGATAACACACCACCCATTGCCTATTCATATGTGCAGGACAAATATTGGGAG GTTGGACTTCTTCGATATTACGAAGTCCGTCAAGTTCCTAACTTCATGCTGGCTCTACCAGTTGTCATGATTGTTATTTGTCATGCAGCTCTGTACATGGTAGATAACCCACAG GTATGCTGGGGTCTGGGAATTCCTCAGCCAGTGGGAGATAAGCCTTCGAGTCGGAGAAAGCAAGCCCTAACATGGCCTGAGGAAGGCATCAACTCCtggcgtgtgtttgtttacacagCCCACTCTCTCAGCCTGTGTGCTTTCTGCGTACTCTGTATCCATGTCCAA GTAACAACAAGACTGCTGTGCTCTAGTTGCCCAGTTGTGTATTGGTTTGCTGCACACATGCTGACTGACCAAcccaaaaatgtaaatgaaaaatcaTCAAAGAAGAATCTGATTGTCCATGCTGAGACTCCTGCCAACCTAAACAGCTTCTCTCAAGTATCATTACTCTCAGAGTTTCCAAAGACATTCTGGGGTCAGTTCATTATTTCCTACTTTCTGCTGTATTCACTTGTTGGTGTAGTTCTTTATTCAAACTTTTTACCTTGGACTTAA
- the LOC125029916 gene encoding protein SDA1 homolog, with product FLSFQDKALRKFLQQHVITDIKNINSKGKNMKLNRELQNFMYEMLTAKHAVASKTALDIMIDLYNKRIWNDAKTVNIITVGCFSKVTKIMVAAIKFFIGKDEEEKDNDNSDSESEDEDSNKTLKTTMMAVRVNKKSKKNANKLAKVKNVVKKNMGKKKNREVFDFSALHLIHDPQDLADKLYKRLEKMNERFEVKLLVMNFISRLIGIHQLYLPNFYPLLQRFLFPHQQEVTKVMVFAAQAAHPLASPDDLEPLVRTLANNFVTERYSYEVMAMGLNAIRELCARNPHGMTEDLLQDLAQYKSSKDKGVSTAAKSLIVLYREVKPELLARKDRGAPTELRTEEGQQEFGGNIAKGYIPGAEVLTFKTRNDEMECDESDDEDEEEEEEEEEVEGEEDDDDEWVDMDDSNLSEGDEKIFSNKEAINQVMKLTAKERAEKAADIASSRFLTDQDFQRIAAVQAAKQVELYSGSKKIKNVKRKLENIDKPSEGEIVPLKSIEMIYKKRKHDKAARMETVLAGREGREKFGSRKGQWLNPDASKTNKMKAKTKNYMMVKHKVAYKQKASFRDKQMKLRNSLLKQRKNY from the coding sequence GCAGCACGTAATAACAGACATAAAGAACATAAATTCAAAGGGAAAGAATATGAAGTTAAATAGGGAACTGCAAAATTTCATGTATGAGATGTTAACAGCTAAACATGCtgttgcatccaaaactgcattaGACATTATGATTGACTTGTATAACAAAAGAATTTGGAATGATGCCAAGACTGTCAACATTATAACTGTAGGATGTTTCTCTAAAGTAACCAAGATAATGGTTGCAGCCATCAAGTTCTTTAttgggaaggatgaggaagaaaaagataatgacaacagcgATTCTGAAAGTGAAGATGAGGATTCCAACAAAACTCTCAAGACAACAATGATGGCTGTAAGAGTtaataagaaaagtaagaagaatgcTAACAAATTAGCTAAAGTTAAGAATGTTGTAAAGAAAAATATgggcaaaaagaaaaatagagaagtatTTGATTTTTCTGCCCTGCATCTGATTCATGATCCACAGGATTTAGCTGACAAACTTTATAAGCGTctagaaaaaatgaatgaaaggttTGAGGTCAAGTTGTTGGTTATGAACTTTATTTCTCGCCTCATTGGTATTCATCAGCTTTACCTTCCAAACTTTTATCCACTTCTTCAGCGGTTCTTATTCCCACATCAGCAGGAGGTCACAAAAGTCATGGTGTTTGCTGCTCAAGCTGCCCATCCACTTGCATCACCTGATGACTTGGAACCACTTGTCCGAACACTTGCAAACAATTTTGTAACTGAAAGATATTCATATGAAGTTATGGCAATGGGTCTCAATGCAATTAGGGAACTGTGTGCCAGGAATCCACATGGTATGACAGAAGACTTATTACAAGACTTGGCTCAATACAAGTCAAGCAAAGATAAAGGAGTTTCAACAGCAGCAAAATCTCTTATAGTTCTTTACAGGGAGGTAAAGCCTGAACTTTTGGCAAGGAAGGATCGTGGTGCTCCAACAGAATTAAGAACTGAAGAAGGGCAGCAGGAATTTGGAGGGAACATTGCAAAAGGTTATATACCAGGAGCAGAAGTTCTAACTTTCAAGACTCGCAATGATGAGATGGAATGTGATGAAAGTGAcgatgaagacgaagaggaagaggaagaggaagaagaggttgagggtgaagaggatgatgatgatgaatgggtTGATATGGATGACTCCAATTTGTCTGAAggtgatgaaaaaatattttctaaCAAAGAAGCAATCAACCAGGTTATGAAATTAACAGCAAAGGAACGTGCAGAGAAAGCCGCAGATATTGCAAGTTCTAGATTTCTCACAGATCAAGATTTTCAACGGATTGCAGCAGTACAAGCAGCCAAACAAGTTGAATTATATAGTGGgagcaaaaagataaagaatgtaaaaagaaagcttgaaaatattgataagccAAGCGAAGGAGAGATTGTTCCCTTGAAAAGTATTGAAATGATCTATAAGAAGAGAAAACATGACAAGGCTGCAAGAATGGAGACTGTATTGgcaggcagagaagggagagaaaagtttGGATCTCGAAAAGGCCAGTGGTTGAATCCAGATgcttcaaaaacaaacaaaatgaaagccAAAACTAAGAACTACATGATGGTTAAACACAAGGTAGCATACAAGCAAAAGGCATCTTTCAGAGACAAACAAATGAAGCTTCGTAATTCTTTGCTGAAGCAGAGAAAAAATTACTAA
- the LOC125029673 gene encoding LOW QUALITY PROTEIN: uncharacterized protein LOC125029673 (The sequence of the model RefSeq protein was modified relative to this genomic sequence to represent the inferred CDS: deleted 1 base in 1 codon) gives MTKNGEENEQEWKQGAAAAEAGQKEGRELKEESTGDEQMSNSRMAHLLAVYQSKVQDSKRVIARLKRQKDSQLQAVISQLLLLEAQLRKEQKGIVSELAQRDHVILAQRQEIDRLRRDNRRLINKLKKMSEVCAEEPDQVEPRLKMSRVEPCEESAMSSASRPETESVRGLGVASQPQVFIGLIRVATSVSQLINCSSESSFLKPQQMLNDINISNPVTHSTAETVNPNVASVRATTDRVFHKPPIAEKPRVTSRVARGQHGNLKGQQHLVRSYGGKQCTIVSTISRLLEEESDATTTGSSGSSEPSSPEATLKLVTPRVIRLAKQYEDGLNTNSQNMHIYNNQGSADSSPESLRHEDRNSKSYIMDEYEVTSGYNSDAISDHEYENIRVLTQGSSDVSSKHGMDESQDEEEDNYVVLRAVKENQETGNWVDVPEDQHIYSNVEFASGLMVKEVDEDTEKESETSTEEKDEKDTSSTGSKSSLLGEGKNNVLETNLDSLDSSASENQMLSESLRTALNVPRSRHNINLIMETDGDHMTENFEEFTLDSLELEEEHDDGDRGRGKENLPISEQRRCGDGAETKLDSKMREEAKNDNANSASAAIVISSGQYEKFLEATGLSQKSILTPTRMFSNHRSMLKPRDIKHRNKLRAAFTTLSTLEETPGSGGVYKYWTEPYL, from the exons ATGACAAAGAACGGCGAGGAAAACGAGCAGGAGTGGAAGCAGGGGGCTGCTGCAGCAGAAGCAGGACAGAAAGAGGGTCGCGAGCTGAAAGAAGAGTCGACCGGGGATGAGCAGATGTCCAACAGCAGAATGGCGCATCTGCTGGCCGTGTACCAGAGCAAG GTGCAGGACAGCAAGAGGGTCATCGCGAGGCTGAAGAGGCAGAAGGATTCCCAACTGCAAGCAGTGATCAGCCAGCTGCTCCTGCTCGAGGCTCAGTTGAGGAAGGAGCAGAAGGGTATCGTCAGCGAACTGGCTCAGCGGGACCACGTCATCCTCGCTCAACGTCAGGAGATAGACCGTCTGAGAAGAGACAACAGAAGGCTGATAAACAAGCTGAAGAAGATGAGCGAGGTGTGCGCCGAGGAGCCGGACCAGGTGGAGCCCAGGCTGAAGATGAGTCGGGTCGAGCCCTGCGAGGAGAGCGCGATGTCCAGCGCCAGCCGCCCCGAGACAGAATCAGTCCGCGGCCTCGGGGTCGCCTCCCAGCCGCAAGTCTTCATCGGGC TGATTCGCGTGGCGACTAGTGTGTCACAACTGATCAACTGCAGTAGTGAATCCAGTTTTTTGAAACCTCAGCAAATGCTCAACGACATAAATATCAGCAACCCCGTCACCCACTCGACAGCAGAGACCGTGAACCCCAACGTCGCATCCGTGCGGGCAACCACCGACCGTGTTTTTCACAAGCCGCCCATCGCCGAGAAGCCCCGAGTCACCAGCCGGGTCGCTAGGGGCCAGCACGGCAACCTCAAGGGCCAACAGCACCTGGTGAGAAGTTACGGAGGAAAGCAGTGCACCATTGTATCAACTATCAGTCGCCTGCTGGAGGAGGAGTCTGATGCGACAACCACAGGCAGCTCCGGCAGCAGCGAGCCCTCTTCCCCTGAGGCAACCCTGAAGCTGGTCACTCCAAGAGTCATACGTCTTGCGAAGCAGTACGAGGACGGGCTTAACACCAACTCGcaaaatatgcatatctacaaCAACCAGGGCTCCGCGGATTCATCTCCTGAGTCGCTCAGACACGAGGACCGAAATTCCAAGTCTTATATCATGGATGAATATGAG GTAACAAGTGGTTACAACAGTGATGCCATCAGCGACCACGAGTATGAGAATATTCGTGTTTTAACTCAGGGAAGTAGTGACGTTTCTAGTAAACATGGAATGGATGAAAGtcaagatgaggaagaagataattATGTCGTCTTGAGAGCTGTCAAGGAGAACCAGGAGACTGGGAACTGG GTGGATGTCCCTGAGGACCAGCATATATATTCCAATGTAGAATTTGCCTCTGGACTCATGGTTAAGGAAGTGGATGAAGACACAGAAAAGGAATCAGAAACGTCaacagaggagaaggatgagaaggacaCTTCAAGCACGGGATCCAAGAGCAGTCTGCTTGGGGAAGGGAAAAACAATGTGCTAGAAACAAACTTAGATTCTTTGGATTCATCTGCTTCTGAAAATCAAATG CTTTCTGAAAGTCTACGCACTGCCTTGAATGTACCTCGGTCTCGACACAACATAAACCTCATCATGGAAACCGATGGGGACCACATGACTGAGAACTTCGAAGAATTCACCCTTGACTCtctggagctggaggaggagcatgatgatggggacagaggcagagggaaggaaaaccTGCCAATTTCAGAACAGCGGAGATGCGGCGACGGAGCTGAAACTAAG CTTGACagcaagatgagagaggaggcaaAGAATGACAATGCCAACAGCGCATCAGCTGCCATCGTAATATCATCTGGACAATATGAAAAATTCTTAGAGGCTACTGGTCTTAGCCAAAAGTCAATACTGACTCCAACGCGAATGTTTTCTAATCATAG GTCTATGCTGAAGCCCCGGGACATCAAGCATCGCAACAAGCTCCGCGCAGCATTCACCACCCTCTCCACACTGGAAGAGACGCCTGGCTCTGGCGGAGTTTATAAATACTGGACAGAGCCCTACCTATAA